The stretch of DNA TTCGGCTCATCAGCCGATTGGGGGCTGCCTTGGTTGCTGCACCGAAAAATCGTGGTTAGCTCCAGTCGGCTGCCCCAAAAGTCAATTCTAGGTGCACCACTAGCGTCCTGAAACTGCTTGGTAAAATTTGCGGTTTAGGTGAAGCTGAATCGATAACACGGTCGATCCAAATAACGAGACTATGCCGTCGGCCCACGTCGACGGCACAATCCTCCCTCAAGTTCTGGCAAGGAAGCTGGCGTGAGTCTGACCGAAAAGAATGCTGTCGAAACGCCGTCGCCCCAACAGACGACGCAACAATCCGACGAGATCCTAACCGAATGGATGGGGCCAATCGCGTTGGCCGCCGGAGGCGTGGTCGCGGGATTGTTTTATGGAATTGTCCTGACCGTTCGGTGGGGTCCGTTACAGCGATACTTCATGGGACACCCCGTCGCGATCGCCGCGACGGTGCTGTTCTGTGTGGCACTGGCGATCCTGGCGATCAAGCTCTGGGACGTCCGTCGTCAGTGGAAAGCGTTTCGCAGCATGAGCGACCAATCGCTCGCGCCACGCGACGAAGAACGCTCGCCCGGCGACGACTTTCGTTCGCGACACGATGCCGGTTTTGTCGCCCAGCAATGGGATCGGTACCTCGCCAAGTTGCCGCGCAGATTGTCACGAAGCCACTTGGTGCTTCGTTTACGTGAAGTGCTGCATCGTCAATCCGGACGCGGCACCACCAAACACCTTTCCGATGACTTGCGAGAGCTTTCCGCACGTGACGCGGACATGGCTCACGCGTCGTTCTCGTTGGTTCGGATCATCGTCTGGGCGATCCCGATGCTGGGATTCTTAGGGACGGTGATCGGAATCACACAAACACTCGGTGGCTTGGATTTTTCCAACGGAACGGCCGCAGTCGACAATTTGAAGAGCGGCCTTTATGTCGCGTTCGACACCACCGCGCTCGGCTTGGTATTGTCGATTGCCGCGATCTTTTTGCAGTTTCCCGTCGAGCGTAGCGAACAGCAACTGTTGGCCGCGATCGATGAACGCGTCGGGGCACTGACTGGTCGTCATCTTCCCGGCGATGAACCGGCCGATAATCAGTTCGAATTGCTCGCCAACCTTTGCGACGGCGTACGTGCCGCGGTCGCCGAATCGCTTTCCAATCAGACCAAGCTTTGGCGTGAAACGATCGACGAAGCCCAAGGTTTTTGGAAAGACCATCAACAACAAACCACCGATGCGGTCGTCGACGCAATCAGCCAATCGTTGGCGCCGGCATTGCGGGATCACGCTTCCGAAATGGCCGCCGCGTCACGGCACAACCGCACGTTGATGGAAAACCAATTCGAGCAGTGGCAAAGTCAACTCGGCAACTGGCAAGAAGCGATCCTGGCCGGCGCCGAAGCGATGACCCAACAGCAAGGCTTGATGCTTGAGCAAGTTGACGAGGCCGCGTTGGTTCGCGAGCAAGCCCAATCGGTGCTTCAGCTTCAGCAAACACTGGCGACCAACGTCGAGTTGTTGGAACAATCCAATCGCAAAATCGATGACAACTTGGGTGCCGCCGCCGGTCAAGGCATGGCCGATGCGATGATCATCTTGGCCCGCGCGGTTGATGTCCTCAACGAAGAGATCGCCGAACTCAAAGACACGCTGGAATCCCCCGGTGCGGCGATACGGTCAAGTGACAGCGATGACGATCAATCCGAACCATCGAGGCAAGCTGCATGAGTGGGCGTCGGCGCCAGTCGCTCTCGCCAAACCTGTTCCCGTTCCTTGCCGTGCTCGTTTGCACCCTGGGAACTCTGATCTTGTTGTTGGCGTTGGTGGCGCAGAATACTGCATCCGCCGCTCGGGAAATCGCCGAGACGGCCGCCAATGAAGTCGATCAATCAGACGAAGGTCTGACCGTCGGCGAGGTCAAAGACTTGGTCGAAGAAGAAGCGTTTCGTTTGGAGAAACTGATCTCCATGCGCGATGCCCAAACCGGTGACATGGAGCGTCGTCGTGATGAATTGGCACACGTCGAAGATCACATGCGGCGCATCCAAACTCGTTTAGAAGTCATCGCCGACGCACTGAAAAAGTCCCGTGGTGAATCCGTCGATGGCGTTACCACCGAAGACCTGCAAACGCTGCAAGATCAACTCGACCAAAAAGAGTCGGCCGTCAAGAAGCTGCGAGAGGAAGTCCAAACCGAAAAACCTCGCTTTGTGATCGTCCCGCACCAAGGTCAAAACGGCACCAGCCGGCGCCCGATCTATTTGGAATGCCATGACGAAGGGATCACGATTTGGCCGGAAGAGATCACGCTGACCAAGTGGCAACTGGAACAATCCTCGCCCGACGCGAACCCACTTGATGACGCCCTGCGTGCGGCACGCTATCACGCCCTCAATCAATACGGCGATGAAGTTCCTCCGTACCCGATGTTGCTGGTCCGACCGGCCGGGGTCGAGTCATATTACGCGGCCCGCGCGGCGATGACCGAATGGGATGACCAGTTCGGGTACGAGTTGGTGCCGCAAGACATCGAACTGGCCTACCCCGATCCCGATCCGGCGATGAAAGACAAGATGCTTTACGCGATCCGGTCGGCCACCGAGCGCCAACAAAATGCATCGATCATTCGATCGGTCGCCGATGGTCGACGCAGGCTCGATGGCCAGGGAACACTTCCCGATCGGTTGGGCCACGAAAATACGATGCCGCGATCGCAGTATGGCGGTTCGGCCGGTCGGGGCGGGTCGGCGACGGCACCGCAGCCCCCCACGACTTCGAAACCGGTCCCGAGACTGTCGGTCGCGGAAATGGATCGCCGCGGACGTAACAGTGGCTTCCGCGATCACCGCGCACTACCCATGCGTGGCTACAACTACGGGAATTCTTCGTCGTCTTCGAGCAATCAGTCGATCACCGCGGAAGCCGCCAAGCGACGACTGGAACAGATGATGGACCACGGCGCCCAATCGTATGCTAACTCCAATGCGAATCCGGCAAACCCAGACGCTTTCCGTGGGCAAGATTCCGTTGAGCAAGCAATGTCGGAGCAAGCGTTTGCTGATCAATCGGCGAATCGTTCGATGCAATTTCCTGATGGGGCCTTTCCGGATGAGTCTGCGAGGTCGTCTTCGGCCGAAGTAGTCTCACCCGATGCAGCGTCACCCGATGCAATGGCTTCGTCATCGGACCGTCAACTTGAATTGTTTGCCCCCGGAGCGATGCATCTTCCCGATGCCACCGAGAAGACTCAGCAATCAGGCGAAGCGGGATTCACCGATACGGCCAGCCGCCAAATGAAAAACAAGGAAGCGGTTGCTACCGAAGGCGGAACCTCATTCTCGATCGGAAACCTGGGAAGCTCGGGCGCCGCGCCGAACCCGCAGGCGATGAAAACACAAGCCGCCGACGTGAGTGCTAAGTCTCCCGAAGCGAGCGGACAGCGATCACGGCAAACCAATCTGTCGCCGCCCTCCTCGCGTCCTGTCCAACCGGGCGGATCGGATTGGGCACTGCCCGACAGTATCGCACTCGGCAGGGGGAACGAAATCGTTCGTCACGTTCGACTGATGGTCTACCCCGACCGCTTGGTGCTACCCGCGGCGCGGGGAGCGCCGCGAGTTGAATCGTTCTCGATCGCGACCGATGGTTTCGGCCCGGCAACGATCAAGATGGCAACTGCGGTCCGTGATCGGATCGATCAATGGGGTGCAACCGCACCGGGATCGCGCTGGTCGCCGCGTTTGAAAGTCGCGGTGATGCCAGGTGCGGAACGACAATTTGCTTACTTGGAACGACTGATGACCGGCAGCGGATTGCCGATCGAAATGGAAGTTCCCAGCCAAGCCGATTCTGGTTCGACGGGAGAACTACGATGAGTCGACGTCGCGAAGGCGAAATCGCAGTCGGGCACGATGCTTTTTTGGATATCGTCGCCAACCTAGTCGGCATCCTGATCATCCTGGTGGTCGTCCTGGGCGCCCAATCGCATTCGGTCATCAGTAGCGCGATGACAGAAAGCGAAGCGAAAGTCGATCCCGACTTGATCCCGGCAAGCGAAGGCGATCTGGACGAACTGGCCACGATGGCAGTCCGCGCCGCTTCGGCGCAAACCGATGCAAAACGCCTTGAAAAAACGATCAAGTCACTCGACGCTAAAATTGCCCGACAGTCCGAACGGCGTACCGTCCTGCTTGCGCTGCTCAAGGAAGCCGAGGACGTGTTGGAGCAAGAACAAGCGTCACTCGACGCCGACCGTCGGGCGATTGCTAAGGCCGAAGCGGAAGCGGAAACGTTGCGACGGCAACTAAAAGAACTCGATGACACCGAACAGGAACTCGCGAGCCGTCGTCCCCAAACGATCGAGATCGAAAACTTGCCCACGCCGATGGCGAAGACGGTGTTCGGAAAGGAAGTCTACTTTCGACTTAAAGGCAACCGCCTGTCGGTGATCCCATTTGAAGAACTGGCCGAGGAAATTGGTCGTGACTTTCGACGAACGTCTGGCAGCTCACGTGAAGGCGTTTCCGACTCTGCGGTCGGACCGGTCCGCGGCTTCGTCGCCCGCTATGTCATGAACCGCAGTAACGAACTGGTCACCGACGGAAACAAGGTCGCCCGAATGACGCGTGCACGAGTGATGGTTGCGTCGTTTGAACCGCTACGAGAACCTCACGGTGATCCGATCGATCAGGTGCTCGCAAGTGACAATTGGCTCGACATCGAACTCGCCGGTCATTCACCCGAGACCTCAACGATTACCGTCGCCGTGTATCCCGATAGCTATGGCGCGTTTCGAAAACTGCGCGAAAAGTTTTACGCCAAGGGTTATGCCACGGCGGCTAGGCCGATCAAAGACGGCAACCCGATTTATGTCAACTTCTCCGGTGGCGGCAGTCGCTCGGCGGCTCAGTAACACCACCGCCGGTTGACCAAGGCGACTTTAAACGTCTCGGTACTAGGCTGATCAGCCTAGCGCACCGTCTAGACCAAATGTTTGGGTTCGGTTCATCAGCCGACGGGCGCTGGCGCCGGTGGTTGCACCGAAACCGTTGCTAACGCCATGCGGCTAATTCTAATTTCAAAGGCTGACGAAGCACTATCACGTTTGTCTGATGAACTTGGACAGCTTGTTGAGATCAACCGCCGTGAATGGCCTTGTCGCTGATGTCCTTACGGCACCAGGCGCCTTGCCAACGAATCTTGCGAACGGCGGTGTAGGCATTCAGCTTTGCGGTGCTAATGGAGTTGCCGATCGCGGTGACACCGAGAACCCGTCCGCCTGCGTTGACAACCTTGCCATCCTGCAGAGTCGTACCGGCATGAAAGACCTTCACGTCGTCGACCTCATCGGCTTCGGCAAGACCGGTAATCTCGAGCCCCTTTTCATAGCTCCCGGGGTAGCCTTCGCTGGCCATCACAACACAGATGCTGGGGCGATCATCCCACTCAAGCGATCCGATATCGGCTAGCTTTCCTTCGGCGGCCGCGTAAAGGACTTCGAATAGATCGCTTTTCAAACGCATCAACAACGGTTGGCACTCAGGGTCACCGAAGCGAACGTTGAATTCCAACACCTTCGGTCCGGCGCTGGTCAGCATCAAGCCTGCATACAGCACTCCCTTAAAAGGCTTCCGGGCGCGTTTCATCGCATGCACCACGGGGACCAACACGTCCGATTCGATGCGTTCAAACATCGCCTCATCGACGATCGGTGTCGGGCAATATGCGCCCATCCCACCGGTGTTGGGGCCTTGGTCACCATCGAACGCCGGTTTGTGATCTTGGGCGGCAGGCAATGAAATGATCGTTTCGCCGTCGGTGATTGCGAGCACACTCGCTTCTTGCCCGATCAAACGTTCTTCGATGATCAGTTCGTTTCCGGCGTCACCGAATTCCTTCTGTCCGGCAATCCGGTCGATCGCTTCGAGAGCTTCGCGGCGAGTCTCGCAAACGATGACACCCTTTCCGGCCGCCAAACCGTCGGCCTTGATTACAACCGGGACAGGTTCGTTGGGTTCAGGGTATTTGTCTTTGATGTACCGGGACGCGTCATCGCTACCGCGGAAGGTGCGGTAATCGGCGGTTGGGACGTCGGCGGTGTGCAACAAGTTTTTACAAAACACCTTGCTGCCTTCCAATTCGGCGGCGGCTCGCGAAGGACCGAACACTCGCAAGCCGGCTTCTTCGAAGGCATCGACGATCCCTAATACCAGGGGTGCTTCGGGTCCGACGACGGTAAGGTCGATTTGGTTCTTCGTCGCGAATTGCACCAACGCGGGAACGTCAGACGCATCGATCTCGATATTGGTCGCCTCTGTGGCCGTCCCGGCATTGCCAGGGGCGACAAACACCTGGGTCACTTTTGGGCTTTGGCCAAGCTTCCAAGCCAACGCGTGCTCACGACCACCACTTCCTACCACCAATACTTTCATCAAACCATTCCCGAGGGGGGCCGAACGAGTCCAAAAATCGAGTCTTCGATATTTCCGGCGATCCCCAAGCCAGAAAAGACGCCGGACACATTCAAAACGCGTGCCGGCGGGGATTGCCAAGTCAAGGGCCGTCGCCGAAGCCTCCGTCATCGCCACGGGGCAACAAAGACGAGCAGCCGCCAAGTGTCTGCGCGTGCGAGACGCCGTCAATCAGCGGAAGCGGGCAGCAATGTAATCCGTGAACGTTTCTCTCGCGACGGGCGATCACCCTCGTTTTCAAGAACCGTCAACCGCGATCGAGCGATCGGCGTGATCCCAAACCCCCTCTGCCGGAATTTCCCGAGGCGGCGAAGCGGTGGCGTGACGGAAGCTTGCTGGACTTTAGTTCGCTTTAGCGGTAGACAAGAACACCTTTGCACCTATAATTCGCTGAGTCCCGCCGGGAAACGTTTTCTGCCGCCATTTCTTTCTTCCCCACCCACCATGGCGGCGCGGATCCCCGACGACTTGTTTTAAAAAGGCGGCGTCCGTCAGAGCTCCCCACTCCGTTGACGGTCGCCGCCTTATTTTTTTGTCGCGATTGTCGGCCGGTCCTCTCGCCTCGCTACTTCGCTTGCGAGATACGCGTGACTAAGATTGACGCGTCAAAAACTTCCCCACTCAGGAGTAGAAGTGTGAAACTGTCACCCTCATTCTTTCATCGATTGCTCGTCGCCGGTTGTGCGACCGCAGCCGTTTCGGCGTCTTTGTTTGCCACTCCCGCGTCCGCAGAAACCGGGACGCTGCGAATGACCTTCAAGCTCAAAGGCGACGCACCTAAAAAAGATCCACTCAACCCAAACGTTGACCAAACGTTTTGCGGGAAGGCCCCGATTCCTGACGAATCACTTGTCGTTAACGACGAAAACAAGGGCATCAAAAACGTCATCGTTTACGTTTACACCGGTCGCCGCGGGACCGAACTTCCGGAAATGGAATTGAAGCCAGAAACACATATTCTGGCCAACGACAAGTGTCGCTTTGAGCCGCACGTGTTGATCGCTAAAAAGGGTGACACCATCCGTGTGACCAACCCCGACGACGTCACCCACAACGCAAACTTTCAGTTCTTTAACAATACGCAACAGAACTTGACCGTTCCTCCTGGCGCACAAGTCGAAGTTGCACTGAAAGACGCGGAACCCGCTCCGACCCCCGTCGCATGCAACATCCATAGCTGGATGAAAGCTCAGGTTCTGGTCGTCGATCACCCCTTCGCCGCCGTGACCGATGACGACGGCGTCCTGGAAATCGAAGGACTTCCGGTCGGCGAAGTCATCTTCCGAGCCAACCATGAAACTGGTTCGCTGAAAGAAGTCGTCGTCGATGGCGACGAAACAAGCTGGCGCAGCAGCCGCTTCGAAGTCGACATCAAACCCGGTGTCAACGAGATGACGGTCGAAGTCCCCGTCGCTGCGTTTCAGTAATCTAGTTTCTCAGTGATCTAATTCACGCCTAAGCACACAATTTAGCCGGCCCCGCGACTCGATCGCGGGACCGGCTTTTTTTGTTTCCCCCATCGCCGATGTTGTCGTGGTGTCTCGATTGCGAATCACCGAAAGCCTCGGCGACTTGTCGCTACGGCATGGTCTCTGCGGTCGGTCGCTGCGTCGCAACGTCTCTGCGACGCTGCGCACCGACCGGTGCCGTCCCAACATTCCCACACGGGTTTTCAGCGTCTGAAGGCATGTATCTTGACCTCTCTGGTAGTCGTGGCGACGATTTTTTTGGCGTCAACTGGTTTAGCCAGTTCCGCGGGATTCGGTTAGGCTAACACCATGAATGCCACGCGTATTAGCCTTTCTGCCGGAACGTTCGCAGTCATCAGCGTCGCGCTGATCTGGGGTTGCGATTCGAGCGTCAAACAATTCCCCCCCAATCGAGTCCACGCGCTCGTCGTTGAGGCCAGCCGCGATGTCCCAACGGATGCCGCGATGACCGATGTCGAGCGATTGGTTTCGGCATGGTTCGGCACGCCAGACGAGCCACGATGGCCGGCCGAATGGATCGAAAGCTCCGCGGGCAAACGTCTTGTGAACTTGGAGAATCTCACCCGGGCCTCAGGGCGAGTTTACAGCGACAAACAGAACCGGCACTTCGGCTTGTACACCGAACACTGCGTGACCTGTCATGGGATAGCGGGTGGCGGCGACGGCCCGGCTTCGCTGCTACAGAATCCTTACCCACGCGATGTGCGTGCCGGAATCTTTAAATGGAAATCGACCGAGCGGGCTTCTAAACCCACGCGTGATGACCTCGCGAAACTGCTTCTGCGTGGTGCACCGGGGACCGGCATGCCGTCGTTCTCAAGCGTCGGAACGGAAGACCGCGAAGCCCTGGTCGATTACATCATCTACCTTGCCGTCCGCGGTGAATTCGAACGCAAATTGCTTGCCGACGCCGTTGACGAACTCGGATACGAAGACTCGCGCCCCGACGACGACGCCAACCTTGCGTCGCTGGCAAGCCTTGCCGGCGACGCCGATCCGAATCGCCGACGGCACGACGCGCTAGAGGTCGCCCATGATCGCTTGAACGAAGTCGTTGATTCCTGGAGTCATACCGAGAAGGAAGTCATCTCCGTGCCGCCGGAAACCCCCTTTGACACCGAGTCTGTTCGCCGCGGTCGCGAGATCTTCCACGGTGTCGCCGGCGGCGTCGTCAATTGCGCCGGTTGCCATGGCCCCGACGGCGATGGCACGGTGACGACGGTCGATTTCGACGACTGGACCAAAGAATTCACCACTCGGCTGTCGATTTCGCCCGAGGACCGCGACGCGGTTAAACCCTTTCGAGATGCGGGGGCTTTGCGACCGCGGCAAATCTTCCCGCGAAAACTGAATCAAGGGATCTACCGTGGTGGCGGGAAGGGGGAAACGCTGTACCGACGAGTGGTCGCCGGGATCGCCGGTACCCCCATGCCCGCGTCGCCGGTCAAGGAGCAAGCTTCGGCTACCTGCCTGACTCCGGACCAAGTGTGGGACGTCGTGCACTACGTTCAATCGCTTGGCGGAGCCCGCCCGACTGCGAAGCAACCGAACGCACAGCCGAGCGGAGATACGCCAACGGCCGGCTCACCGGACGAAGGAGTGACCCAATGACGCGTGACACCTACCGCAGCATCGGCGCGATCACCGGATTGGCGATCGGCATCGTCTTAATGAGATCGCTGGGGCTTGGCGGGATCATCTATGGAGCCATCTTCGGCGCCAGCGGCGCGACGATCGGCGGCATCGTTGGCGAACAACTGCATGGAGCTCGCAATGACAGCTAACGAGCCCGACACAGAAACCGCGCTTGGCCAGACCTCCTGGACCAACCGACTCGCCGTCCTTGCGGTCGGGTTGGTTTGGCCACTGATTTGGGTCGGCGGCCTTGTCACAACATTTGATGCCGGAATGGCGGTTCCGGATTGGCCCGGAACCTATGGCTATAACTTGTTCTTGTACCCGATTTCCACTTGGCTTTTCGGGCCGTTCGACCTGTTTATCGAGCACGGACACCGACTGCTCGGGGCCGTCGTGGGATTTGTTAGCATTGGCCTGGTGATCGCAGCATTCCGCGAAGAATCGCGGCGGTGGGTGAAGTTCCTGGCCATCGCGATCTTATTGGCCGTCATTTCACAGGGCACTCTCGGGGGCGTCCGTGTCTTACTAAGCGACCGCACCATCGCAATGATCCATGGTTGCTTCGGACCGGTAGTCTTTGTGATGTGCTGCCTTGCGGCCGCCGTCACCAGCCGACGCTGGACAAGACGAGAAATCGCGGAGACGAAATGGCCTGAAGCGAAGCGTTTGGGATGGTTTGCTGTCACGGTTGCCGGCCTTGCCGTACTCTTCAGCTACACACAATTAGCGCTCGGGGCACAAATCCGGCATGTGCAACCTTGGATCACCCCACGAATGTTTACGTTGCTTGTCGCAACCCACATCACCAGTGCGTTTGTTTTGTGGGCGCTGACGCCACTTTTATGGATTTTGGTGCGGCGATGCG from Roseiconus lacunae encodes:
- a CDS encoding MotA/TolQ/ExbB proton channel family protein — encoded protein: MSLTEKNAVETPSPQQTTQQSDEILTEWMGPIALAAGGVVAGLFYGIVLTVRWGPLQRYFMGHPVAIAATVLFCVALAILAIKLWDVRRQWKAFRSMSDQSLAPRDEERSPGDDFRSRHDAGFVAQQWDRYLAKLPRRLSRSHLVLRLREVLHRQSGRGTTKHLSDDLRELSARDADMAHASFSLVRIIVWAIPMLGFLGTVIGITQTLGGLDFSNGTAAVDNLKSGLYVAFDTTALGLVLSIAAIFLQFPVERSEQQLLAAIDERVGALTGRHLPGDEPADNQFELLANLCDGVRAAVAESLSNQTKLWRETIDEAQGFWKDHQQQTTDAVVDAISQSLAPALRDHASEMAAASRHNRTLMENQFEQWQSQLGNWQEAILAGAEAMTQQQGLMLEQVDEAALVREQAQSVLQLQQTLATNVELLEQSNRKIDDNLGAAAGQGMADAMIILARAVDVLNEEIAELKDTLESPGAAIRSSDSDDDQSEPSRQAA
- the purD gene encoding phosphoribosylamine--glycine ligase, translating into MKVLVVGSGGREHALAWKLGQSPKVTQVFVAPGNAGTATEATNIEIDASDVPALVQFATKNQIDLTVVGPEAPLVLGIVDAFEEAGLRVFGPSRAAAELEGSKVFCKNLLHTADVPTADYRTFRGSDDASRYIKDKYPEPNEPVPVVIKADGLAAGKGVIVCETRREALEAIDRIAGQKEFGDAGNELIIEERLIGQEASVLAITDGETIISLPAAQDHKPAFDGDQGPNTGGMGAYCPTPIVDEAMFERIESDVLVPVVHAMKRARKPFKGVLYAGLMLTSAGPKVLEFNVRFGDPECQPLLMRLKSDLFEVLYAAAEGKLADIGSLEWDDRPSICVVMASEGYPGSYEKGLEITGLAEADEVDDVKVFHAGTTLQDGKVVNAGGRVLGVTAIGNSISTAKLNAYTAVRKIRWQGAWCRKDISDKAIHGG
- a CDS encoding methylamine utilization protein — its product is MKLSPSFFHRLLVAGCATAAVSASLFATPASAETGTLRMTFKLKGDAPKKDPLNPNVDQTFCGKAPIPDESLVVNDENKGIKNVIVYVYTGRRGTELPEMELKPETHILANDKCRFEPHVLIAKKGDTIRVTNPDDVTHNANFQFFNNTQQNLTVPPGAQVEVALKDAEPAPTPVACNIHSWMKAQVLVVDHPFAAVTDDDGVLEIEGLPVGEVIFRANHETGSLKEVVVDGDETSWRSSRFEVDIKPGVNEMTVEVPVAAFQ
- a CDS encoding cytochrome c, with product MNATRISLSAGTFAVISVALIWGCDSSVKQFPPNRVHALVVEASRDVPTDAAMTDVERLVSAWFGTPDEPRWPAEWIESSAGKRLVNLENLTRASGRVYSDKQNRHFGLYTEHCVTCHGIAGGGDGPASLLQNPYPRDVRAGIFKWKSTERASKPTRDDLAKLLLRGAPGTGMPSFSSVGTEDREALVDYIIYLAVRGEFERKLLADAVDELGYEDSRPDDDANLASLASLAGDADPNRRRHDALEVAHDRLNEVVDSWSHTEKEVISVPPETPFDTESVRRGREIFHGVAGGVVNCAGCHGPDGDGTVTTVDFDDWTKEFTTRLSISPEDRDAVKPFRDAGALRPRQIFPRKLNQGIYRGGGKGETLYRRVVAGIAGTPMPASPVKEQASATCLTPDQVWDVVHYVQSLGGARPTAKQPNAQPSGDTPTAGSPDEGVTQ
- a CDS encoding COX15/CtaA family protein, whose protein sequence is MTANEPDTETALGQTSWTNRLAVLAVGLVWPLIWVGGLVTTFDAGMAVPDWPGTYGYNLFLYPISTWLFGPFDLFIEHGHRLLGAVVGFVSIGLVIAAFREESRRWVKFLAIAILLAVISQGTLGGVRVLLSDRTIAMIHGCFGPVVFVMCCLAAAVTSRRWTRREIAETKWPEAKRLGWFAVTVAGLAVLFSYTQLALGAQIRHVQPWITPRMFTLLVATHITSAFVLWALTPLLWILVRRCGDLTLSRPSVWLIWFVGVQILLGTGTWVVNYGWPTVLAFLPFGEGFLVRSKGFIDSMIVTAHVAMGSLILATSAVVLLQVFRQRYLAKRAGTQARHSGESLGLPSDRQTSTESPVVASI